Proteins from a genomic interval of Shewanella seohaensis:
- a CDS encoding DUF342 domain-containing protein, whose amino-acid sequence MLAPELLELSSDKTKAELRLIPNEHGPITRDDVMRLLSVPEFAALFPLEPAIDKVIAQTNSLCHQEDGKYELFAVLAERRDGSVKIELSQDKMQATMILTAPWGGKAVDLPEILTQLKKDNVCMGLSKLKIQTLLQKMTKLKPGESCQSDIAQGKAAINGQNAVLERKVSLARERLLQPQEREDGTVDMRNLGAMIMVKPNDLLMIKHPATEGSPGYNIKGEVLKQKPGKDLVLQPGTGTDFHPKDPNKLIATVAGQPVETRTGMNVDDVLQLKDVDISTGHINFKGSILITGDVHEGMMVKSSGDITVMGFVDSATLEADGDITVSKGVIGRQVRVNEFSTNITAQGQISAQFVQYSQLTAKGNILITKQLLHSNTKTAGTLTVSDQSGRRGDLVGGVVHAEKGLTAVVIGATAGTKTEVYCAMEQGELKQNLKQLEESVHAMVVATLDIEARLKKLPPKSEWQSDPIMIEQIKMMLDEKNRILGERSREELEFDSLKQEVETYYDKYRIDVIKHVFLNAEFHIGQANHRTTREHGTCSITNLNQEINFDYNAKPKAQAASH is encoded by the coding sequence ATGTTGGCCCCTGAACTTCTTGAGCTAAGCAGCGATAAAACCAAGGCGGAATTACGCTTAATTCCGAATGAACACGGTCCCATTACCCGTGATGATGTGATGCGTTTATTGTCCGTGCCAGAGTTCGCCGCCCTATTCCCCCTCGAGCCTGCGATAGATAAAGTTATCGCGCAAACCAATTCCCTATGCCATCAAGAAGATGGTAAATACGAGCTATTTGCCGTATTGGCAGAGCGCCGCGATGGCAGCGTAAAAATTGAGCTCAGCCAAGATAAAATGCAAGCCACCATGATCTTAACCGCCCCTTGGGGAGGTAAAGCCGTCGATTTACCCGAAATCCTCACGCAGCTTAAAAAAGACAATGTTTGCATGGGCTTAAGCAAGCTTAAGATCCAAACCTTGCTGCAAAAAATGACCAAGTTAAAACCGGGTGAAAGCTGCCAGAGTGATATCGCTCAAGGTAAGGCCGCGATCAATGGTCAAAATGCGGTGCTGGAGCGTAAGGTTTCCCTCGCCCGTGAACGCCTATTGCAGCCGCAGGAGCGGGAAGACGGCACTGTGGATATGCGTAATCTCGGGGCGATGATCATGGTTAAGCCCAACGATCTGCTAATGATTAAGCATCCCGCGACCGAAGGGTCTCCCGGCTACAACATTAAAGGCGAAGTCCTTAAGCAAAAACCGGGGAAAGATCTGGTATTACAACCCGGTACTGGTACCGACTTCCACCCGAAAGACCCCAATAAACTCATCGCTACAGTGGCAGGCCAACCCGTTGAAACCCGCACGGGCATGAATGTCGACGATGTGTTGCAGCTTAAAGATGTGGATATCAGTACCGGCCATATCAACTTTAAAGGCAGTATTTTAATCACGGGCGATGTACACGAAGGCATGATGGTTAAAAGTTCAGGCGATATTACCGTGATGGGCTTTGTCGATTCGGCAACTCTCGAGGCCGATGGCGATATTACGGTGAGCAAGGGCGTGATTGGTCGCCAAGTCAGAGTGAATGAGTTCTCCACCAATATCACGGCTCAGGGGCAGATCAGCGCCCAGTTCGTGCAATATTCCCAGTTAACAGCAAAGGGTAATATTCTGATCACTAAGCAATTACTCCACAGTAATACCAAAACCGCAGGCACGCTCACAGTAAGCGATCAGAGCGGCCGCCGTGGTGACTTAGTGGGTGGTGTCGTGCATGCCGAAAAAGGCCTCACCGCCGTCGTGATTGGCGCAACAGCAGGCACCAAAACCGAAGTGTACTGCGCCATGGAACAGGGCGAACTCAAGCAGAATCTCAAGCAGCTGGAGGAGAGCGTGCATGCAATGGTGGTAGCGACGCTGGATATCGAGGCTCGCCTGAAAAAACTGCCGCCGAAATCCGAATGGCAGAGCGACCCTATCATGATCGAACAGATCAAGATGATGCTCGATGAGAAGAATCGCATCTTAGGTGAACGTTCCCGCGAAGAATTAGAGTTCGATAGCCTCAAGCAAGAAGTCGAAACCTACTACGACAAGTATCGTATCGATGTGATTAAGCACGTATTCCTCAATGCCGAGTTCCATATTGGTCAAGCCAATCACAGAACCACCCGCGAACATGGCACTTGCTCAATCACCAATCTTAATCAAGAGATTAACTTCGATTACAACGCTAAACCTAAGGCGCAAGCGGCAAGCCATTAA
- a CDS encoding TauD/TfdA family dioxygenase — protein sequence MAQVYMDVKKELSRKGFVFIPKWNVNQTINELAGNLGSIVKISDYLNHSMISDAQLISPKDKDNALKNQYSGEFGLDAFPLHTDLAHWSQPPNYLMLRCIKGDERVATKILPLNIIKDILEQHGIRRSVVKSRGRNGCLFPLLFNVNGECFIRWDSYFLEPINENARVIRKLMLTREVWELAIDVYLVNFGDTLILNNHAILHGRSNIPSNFTERKIERIYFN from the coding sequence TTGGCTCAGGTGTATATGGACGTTAAAAAAGAGTTATCAAGAAAAGGATTTGTATTTATTCCAAAATGGAATGTAAATCAAACAATTAATGAGCTGGCAGGTAATCTTGGTAGCATTGTTAAGATTTCAGATTACTTAAATCATTCGATGATTTCAGACGCTCAACTAATAAGTCCAAAAGATAAGGATAATGCATTAAAGAATCAATATAGTGGTGAGTTTGGTTTAGATGCTTTTCCGTTACACACAGACCTTGCTCACTGGAGTCAGCCTCCTAATTATCTAATGTTAAGGTGTATTAAGGGAGATGAGAGAGTGGCAACTAAAATTCTTCCTCTTAACATTATTAAGGATATCTTGGAACAACACGGAATACGTAGGTCTGTTGTCAAGTCGAGAGGTAGAAATGGTTGTTTATTTCCGCTGCTGTTCAACGTTAATGGGGAATGTTTTATTCGTTGGGACTCTTATTTTTTAGAGCCAATTAATGAAAATGCTAGAGTAATACGTAAATTGATGTTGACTAGAGAAGTTTGGGAGCTAGCGATAGATGTGTACTTGGTAAATTTTGGTGATACTCTAATCCTTAATAATCACGCAATTCTTCATGGTCGATCGAATATTCCATCCAATTTCACTGAACGAAAAATAGAACGGATTTATTTTAATTAG
- a CDS encoding methyltransferase encodes MLTNPSQVIIRNQETLSQHKVLVLNHEADSLPKALLDVAQSVDALALDYHHYLHLAPQANAKLRCYFGHQLPHQDKYDTVIVYFPKAKPLAPYLFNLAAQHLVADGQLLVVGENKGGVKSLVKLLPKYFATGVKLDNARHCLLFGSSLIDTAPAIKLSDWTSQYQLATPQGNITICNLVGVFSEKHLDQGTELLLSHLPTLSGRVLDFGCGAGVIAAALLKAQPTLSLECIDINAMALASCELTLAANGMTAKIYPSDGLAQTSGKFDGIISNPPFHDGLASTTSIAQSFVADSAKQLQSKGIWQIVANRHLPYSDTIAAEFGQLTVPAENNKYKLYSFQQA; translated from the coding sequence GTGTTAACGAATCCATCGCAAGTCATTATCCGCAATCAGGAAACCCTGAGCCAACATAAAGTCTTAGTGCTAAACCATGAGGCAGACTCACTGCCCAAAGCACTGCTCGATGTCGCCCAGTCCGTCGATGCCCTCGCCTTGGATTATCACCATTACCTGCATTTAGCGCCGCAGGCTAATGCCAAACTGCGCTGCTATTTTGGCCATCAACTGCCCCACCAGGATAAGTACGACACTGTGATTGTGTACTTTCCTAAGGCTAAGCCGTTAGCGCCCTACTTGTTTAATCTGGCCGCTCAGCATTTAGTGGCAGATGGTCAACTCCTAGTCGTGGGTGAGAACAAAGGCGGGGTTAAATCCTTAGTCAAACTGTTGCCGAAATACTTTGCCACCGGCGTCAAACTCGATAACGCGCGCCATTGCCTACTCTTTGGCAGCAGCCTAATCGATACTGCGCCCGCGATTAAACTCAGCGATTGGACTAGCCAGTATCAACTCGCCACCCCGCAGGGCAATATCACTATCTGCAACTTAGTCGGTGTGTTCAGCGAGAAGCATTTAGACCAAGGCACAGAGCTATTGCTGTCGCATCTGCCAACGCTCTCTGGGCGAGTACTGGATTTTGGCTGCGGCGCTGGCGTCATTGCCGCTGCGCTGTTAAAGGCACAACCAACATTGTCGCTAGAATGTATTGATATCAATGCCATGGCGCTGGCCTCCTGCGAACTTACGCTGGCGGCAAACGGCATGACGGCCAAGATCTATCCCTCCGATGGATTAGCGCAAACCAGTGGAAAATTCGACGGTATTATCTCCAATCCCCCGTTCCACGATGGCCTTGCCAGCACGACCAGCATTGCCCAAAGTTTTGTAGCCGATAGCGCCAAGCAATTACAATCTAAAGGGATTTGGCAAATCGTCGCGAACCGCCACCTACCCTATTCGGACACCATCGCCGCCGAGTTCGGCCAATTAACCGTGCCAGCAGAGAATAACAAGTACAAACTCTATTCCTTCCAACAGGCCTAA
- a CDS encoding alkaline phosphatase, with protein sequence MSFTKAPLLLLGMSLWLSTSALAVEAGANETGPVKAPSRPKNIVIMIGDGMGPSYTSAYRYYKDNPDTEEVEQTVFDRLLVGMASTYPASVSGYVTDSAAAATALATGVKSYNGAISVDTQKQPLPTIFEKAKTLGLSTGVAVTSQINHATPAAFLSHNESRKNYDALALSYLETNADVFLGGGQKYFPPELLAQFTAKGYQHITRFDDLASITQPKVLGLFAEVQLPWAIDEKDAKKLSTLTQKALSLLSQNEQGFVLLVEGSLIDWAGHNNDIAAAMGEMDEFANAIEVVEQFVRQNPDTLMVITADHNTGGLSIGADGNYNWNPEILRNISASSDTLAQAALGGDTWQADLSRGLGFELTEEEVTKLNVARMQGLETMAVAIRHVIDKRTDTGWTTGGHTGTDVQVFAAGPASELFNGHQDNTDIANKIFSLLPKPKKPKATAQVSTPAPAPELAPVQSQG encoded by the coding sequence ATGAGTTTCACCAAAGCGCCACTGTTATTGCTTGGTATGAGTTTATGGCTCTCCACCTCCGCACTGGCAGTCGAAGCAGGAGCGAATGAGACTGGCCCAGTAAAAGCCCCCTCACGCCCGAAAAATATTGTGATCATGATTGGCGACGGCATGGGGCCTTCCTATACCAGTGCCTATCGTTATTACAAGGACAATCCAGATACCGAAGAAGTCGAACAAACCGTCTTCGACCGTTTATTGGTTGGCATGGCGAGCACTTATCCCGCCAGCGTCAGTGGTTATGTCACCGACTCGGCCGCCGCCGCGACTGCCCTCGCGACAGGAGTCAAATCCTATAACGGCGCCATTTCGGTCGATACCCAAAAACAACCACTGCCTACCATTTTTGAAAAAGCCAAAACCTTAGGCTTGAGCACGGGTGTGGCGGTCACGTCGCAAATCAACCATGCCACGCCAGCGGCCTTTTTATCCCATAACGAGAGCCGTAAAAACTACGACGCACTGGCATTAAGTTATCTCGAAACCAACGCCGATGTGTTTTTAGGTGGCGGGCAAAAGTACTTTCCTCCAGAGCTGTTAGCCCAGTTCACCGCCAAGGGTTATCAACATATTACCCGCTTTGACGATCTGGCCAGCATTACCCAGCCTAAAGTCTTGGGTCTGTTTGCCGAGGTGCAACTGCCTTGGGCTATTGATGAAAAAGATGCTAAAAAACTCAGCACCTTGACTCAAAAAGCCCTCAGTTTACTGTCGCAAAATGAGCAAGGTTTTGTGCTGCTGGTCGAAGGTAGCCTTATCGACTGGGCGGGACACAACAATGATATCGCCGCCGCCATGGGCGAAATGGATGAATTTGCCAATGCGATTGAAGTCGTCGAACAATTCGTACGCCAAAATCCCGATACCTTAATGGTGATCACCGCCGACCATAATACTGGCGGGTTATCGATTGGCGCCGATGGTAACTACAACTGGAATCCAGAGATCCTACGTAATATCTCGGCAAGCTCAGATACCTTAGCCCAAGCCGCTCTTGGTGGTGACACTTGGCAAGCCGACCTATCCCGTGGTTTAGGCTTTGAATTGACCGAAGAAGAAGTGACTAAGTTAAATGTTGCCAGAATGCAGGGCTTAGAAACCATGGCCGTTGCGATTCGCCATGTGATTGATAAACGTACCGATACGGGTTGGACTACCGGCGGCCACACGGGGACCGACGTGCAAGTCTTTGCCGCAGGCCCAGCCTCTGAGTTGTTTAACGGTCATCAAGACAACACAGATATCGCCAATAAGATTTTTAGCCTGTTACCTAAGCCTAAAAAGCCAAAAGCCACCGCACAGGTATCGACTCCAGCTCCAGCACCAGAACTAGCACCAGTGCAGTCTCAGGGCTAA
- the gshB gene encoding glutathione synthase gives MIKLGIVMDPISEINIKKDSSFAMLMAAQERGYQLFYMEMADLAMVNGVAMGNMRPLKVINDANKWFELGDAQDTPLSELNVVLMRKDPPFDTEFIYATYMLERAEEQGVLIVNKPQSLRDANEKLFTAWFSEFTPETIVTRDANRIRAFHQAKGDIILKPLDGMGGTSIFRVKQDDPNLGVIIETLTQYGNQYAMAQAFIPEITKGDKRILVVDGEPVPYALARIPKKGETRGNLAAGGSGVAQPLSDSDWKIARAIGPELKKRGLIFVGLDVIGDKLTEINVTSPTCIREIQAAFDVDITGMLFDAIEARLAQ, from the coding sequence ATGCTAATGGCGGCGCAGGAAAGGGGTTACCAACTGTTTTATATGGAAATGGCCGACCTCGCTATGGTCAACGGTGTTGCCATGGGCAATATGCGTCCATTAAAGGTTATCAACGATGCCAATAAATGGTTCGAACTGGGCGACGCCCAAGATACGCCGCTGAGCGAGTTGAACGTGGTGTTAATGCGTAAAGACCCACCGTTCGATACCGAATTTATCTACGCCACTTACATGCTAGAGCGCGCCGAAGAGCAAGGCGTGCTGATTGTGAATAAACCGCAAAGCTTGCGCGATGCCAACGAGAAGCTATTCACCGCATGGTTTAGCGAATTTACGCCAGAGACCATAGTGACCCGCGATGCTAATCGCATCCGCGCGTTCCATCAAGCCAAGGGCGACATTATCCTCAAGCCATTAGACGGCATGGGCGGCACCTCGATTTTCCGCGTTAAGCAGGACGATCCTAACCTTGGGGTGATCATCGAAACCTTGACCCAATATGGCAACCAATACGCCATGGCGCAGGCCTTTATTCCTGAAATCACTAAGGGCGACAAGCGCATTCTGGTGGTGGACGGTGAGCCCGTGCCCTACGCCTTAGCGCGTATTCCGAAAAAAGGCGAAACCCGCGGTAACTTGGCCGCAGGCGGCAGCGGTGTTGCCCAGCCGTTATCGGACTCAGATTGGAAAATCGCCCGCGCCATTGGCCCAGAGCTGAAAAAACGCGGCCTGATATTTGTGGGTCTGGATGTGATTGGTGACAAGCTGACCGAGATTAACGTCACTAGCCCAACCTGTATCCGTGAAATCCAAGCGGCATTCGATGTGGACATTACTGGCATGCTGTTCGATGCCATCGAAGCCCGTCTTGCCCAGTAA
- a CDS encoding DUF4144 domain-containing protein has product MTQVKMADIEWPAVVKLTQNDELLYLAHQRDWLELACLYQHQFVDTDLLLDSLGNQYLIRATPSTIHEDPIGELPKLLKQEQKLPLTDFIKWVQKHANAIGQCCVAKLAFTTLAQGMEIVRSLDD; this is encoded by the coding sequence ATGACTCAAGTGAAAATGGCAGACATTGAATGGCCTGCGGTAGTCAAACTCACTCAAAATGACGAACTACTCTACCTCGCCCATCAACGGGATTGGTTAGAACTTGCCTGCCTATATCAGCATCAATTTGTCGACACGGATCTGTTACTCGACAGTCTCGGTAACCAATATTTGATCCGCGCAACTCCAAGCACCATTCATGAAGATCCCATAGGCGAGCTGCCTAAACTCCTCAAACAAGAGCAAAAATTGCCACTTACTGACTTTATCAAATGGGTACAAAAGCACGCCAATGCCATAGGCCAGTGCTGCGTAGCTAAGTTAGCCTTCACCACCTTGGCCCAAGGGATGGAAATCGTTCGCAGCTTAGATGACTAA
- a CDS encoding PDC sensor domain-containing protein, which yields MSRFSWFNSLRYRLTFFFGGISLIFCLGFTSYLSSITSDKLLNAYANQLTMIGSSIETSISNNIDERAREISLLSKRTLFSGTRADYPRIRQNLDHIKASYEYYSWLGFADINGIVQYAADGTLEGHDVSKRPWFISGKTGVFIGDVHDAVLLAKVLNIDKNDPLRLIDFAAPVFDTDNNLLGVVATHSNWKWVNSVIESALARSEQQTGIDVQILSRDNGILYPQVSANQSIPQDLLPKDNSSQLILWPDGHEYLTGVTP from the coding sequence TTGAGCAGATTTAGCTGGTTTAACTCACTACGATACCGACTCACCTTCTTTTTCGGTGGGATCAGCCTTATTTTCTGCCTCGGTTTTACCAGTTATTTATCCTCCATCACCTCAGATAAACTACTCAATGCTTATGCCAATCAATTAACCATGATTGGCAGTTCAATCGAAACAAGTATCTCGAATAATATTGATGAGCGCGCCCGTGAGATTTCACTGTTAAGCAAACGCACGCTATTTTCAGGCACGCGTGCCGATTACCCACGGATCCGCCAAAACTTAGACCACATCAAAGCATCCTACGAATACTACTCTTGGCTCGGCTTTGCCGATATAAACGGCATCGTCCAATACGCTGCCGACGGCACACTCGAAGGCCACGACGTTTCCAAACGCCCATGGTTTATTAGCGGTAAGACGGGTGTGTTTATTGGCGATGTTCACGACGCCGTATTGCTCGCCAAGGTATTAAACATCGATAAAAATGACCCGCTGCGTTTAATTGATTTTGCCGCACCAGTGTTTGATACCGATAACAACTTGCTTGGCGTTGTTGCCACCCATTCAAACTGGAAATGGGTTAACAGTGTTATTGAATCGGCGCTAGCAAGGAGCGAGCAGCAAACAGGAATAGATGTGCAGATCCTAAGTCGTGACAATGGGATTTTATATCCGCAAGTATCGGCCAATCAGTCCATTCCTCAGGATTTGCTCCCCAAAGATAACAGCAGCCAATTGATCCTATGGCCAGATGGTCACGAGTATCTGACGGGCGTCACCCCCTAA
- a CDS encoding sensor domain-containing diguanylate cyclase, with translation MDPLGWRIVVRIPKNIALQETTELQRQLLWVSVIAVLLCLWFVYRMSISMSLPLERLITVTREIQAGKEQVKFPKSNGLIEISFLIDAIQKMTFSLLSHEKSLMEMNQTLENKVLERTKELESANQELERLSRRDPLTDLHNRRSAAEHIDSEFTRLKRFGLAYSILMVDIDHFKKINDTYGHETGDIVLVEVAKLLAQSVRKADLVARYGGEEFLIILTGTESADALVMAEKIRATIEMTELTMVKHVTASIGVSCVEQTDQSAYDVVRRADSALYLAKTTGRNKVCT, from the coding sequence ATGGATCCGTTAGGTTGGCGCATTGTCGTTCGCATCCCGAAAAATATTGCCCTGCAAGAGACCACCGAACTACAACGCCAACTTCTCTGGGTGAGCGTCATTGCGGTCTTGCTGTGCCTGTGGTTTGTCTACCGCATGTCGATTTCAATGAGCTTACCGCTCGAGCGATTAATTACCGTCACCAGAGAGATCCAAGCGGGCAAAGAGCAAGTCAAATTCCCCAAATCGAATGGTTTGATTGAAATCTCATTCTTAATTGATGCCATTCAAAAGATGACCTTCTCGCTATTGAGCCATGAGAAGAGCTTAATGGAAATGAATCAGACCTTAGAAAATAAAGTCTTAGAGCGCACCAAAGAACTCGAATCGGCCAATCAAGAGCTTGAACGATTAAGCCGACGAGATCCCTTGACGGATCTTCACAATCGTCGTTCGGCCGCCGAACATATCGACAGCGAATTTACGAGACTTAAACGCTTTGGATTGGCTTATTCGATCCTGATGGTGGATATCGACCATTTCAAAAAGATTAACGATACCTATGGGCATGAGACGGGCGATATTGTGTTAGTCGAAGTCGCTAAGTTATTAGCGCAATCGGTACGTAAAGCCGACTTAGTCGCGCGCTACGGTGGTGAAGAGTTTTTAATCATACTGACAGGCACAGAAAGTGCAGACGCCCTAGTGATGGCCGAAAAAATCAGAGCCACAATCGAGATGACCGAACTGACCATGGTTAAACATGTCACAGCCAGTATTGGCGTATCCTGCGTCGAACAAACAGACCAAAGCGCCTATGACGTCGTCAGACGCGCCGATAGCGCCCTTTACCTAGCCAAAACCACTGGCAGAAATAAGGTTTGCACTTAA